One Streptomyces coeruleorubidus DNA segment encodes these proteins:
- a CDS encoding sugar ABC transporter substrate-binding protein, with product MRPLSIALAVTVSALSLTACGGGSDDSAGVKKGNDITVGLLLPDRDTARFEKFDYPLIKEEVASLTENQGKVKYANAEASVSRQSEQFRKMIDDKVDVILVDALNSKTIASDVQKAKDAGIPVIAYDRLAEGPIDAYVSHDNELVGQVQGRAIVGELGEKAEKSKVVMMNGDPADPNTARFKQGALSELQGAVDIVEQYDTKEWKPSIAKANMKKAIRAVGLDNIAAVYSANDGMAGAVIEALKEAGATRIPPVTGQDANLDAVQRIVSGEQYMTVYKSFLLEATNAAKIAVAKVQGRSIEFAALTRDTVDSPTEKDIPAMLVPVVALTKDNIKETVVTDGVYTVKDICTAKYKADCEAIGLE from the coding sequence GTGCGTCCCCTCTCCATAGCCCTGGCGGTCACCGTGTCGGCCCTGTCCCTCACCGCCTGCGGCGGCGGGAGTGACGACTCCGCGGGTGTGAAGAAGGGCAACGACATCACGGTGGGCCTGCTGCTGCCCGACCGGGACACGGCGCGCTTCGAGAAGTTCGACTATCCCCTGATCAAGGAAGAGGTCGCCTCCCTCACCGAGAACCAGGGCAAGGTCAAGTACGCCAACGCCGAGGCGAGCGTGTCCAGACAGAGCGAGCAGTTCCGGAAGATGATCGACGACAAGGTCGACGTCATCCTGGTGGACGCGCTGAACTCCAAGACCATCGCCTCGGACGTGCAAAAGGCCAAGGACGCCGGCATCCCGGTCATCGCCTACGACCGGCTCGCCGAGGGGCCGATCGACGCGTACGTCTCCCACGACAACGAACTCGTCGGGCAGGTGCAGGGCCGCGCCATCGTCGGGGAACTCGGCGAGAAGGCCGAGAAGAGCAAGGTCGTCATGATGAACGGCGACCCGGCCGACCCGAACACGGCACGGTTCAAGCAGGGCGCGCTGAGCGAGCTCCAGGGGGCGGTCGACATCGTCGAGCAGTACGACACCAAGGAGTGGAAGCCCTCGATCGCCAAGGCGAACATGAAGAAGGCGATCCGGGCCGTCGGCCTGGACAACATCGCCGCCGTCTACTCCGCCAACGACGGCATGGCGGGCGCCGTCATCGAGGCGCTGAAGGAGGCGGGCGCGACCAGGATCCCGCCGGTGACCGGGCAGGACGCCAACCTGGACGCGGTGCAGCGGATCGTGTCGGGGGAGCAGTACATGACCGTGTACAAGTCGTTCCTGCTGGAGGCGACGAACGCCGCGAAGATCGCGGTGGCCAAGGTCCAGGGCCGCTCGATCGAGTTCGCCGCGCTGACCCGGGATACGGTCGACAGCCCCACGGAGAAGGACATCCCGGCGATGCTGGTGCCGGTGGTCGCCCTCACCAAGGACAACATCAAGGAGACGGTGGTCACGGACGGCGTCTACACCGTCAAGGACATCTGCACGGCCAAGTACAAGGCGGACTGCGAGGCGATCGGCCTTGAGTAG